The Mycoplasma sp. 1654_15 genome contains a region encoding:
- a CDS encoding ABC-F family ATP-binding cassette domain-containing protein — translation MLEIIELSKIFSDKKLFENANLKFVEGNTYGIIGANGAGKSTFLKILSGAVEPSSGQIIKTPGQRISVLSQDHNQYDEYNVTDVVIMGNEELYKIQEEKNRIYADENATEDDYTRASELEEKFGMLGGWNAENDAQTLLSELNIPKEAWNLKLKDLKASQKVKVLLAKALFGEPDILIMDEPTNHLDIKSIKWLEEFLVNYKNIVIVVSHDSDFLDQVCTHTVDIDFGEVKLFTGNYTFWKESSALIKEMQKNANAKKEEQIAKLQAFIAKFSANASKSSQATSRKKSLEKITLDEIKPSSRKYPFIRFNVYPKPGKQILTVENLSYKNPETNEVLFDNISFTLTPNEKMVIFGEDDLVKTKLLDILALKEKPTTGTVTWGNTIVSDYFPSNNASFFNKDLNLLEWLSQWPLNNTLEENKDNSDHRMRSFLGRMLFNGDQVFKNVKVTSGGEKVRLMFSKMMLTESNFLIFDQPLDHLDSESIDSVIEGLQAYNSGIIFTTYNRAMIKKVANVILDIRSDASYIFKGTLEEYEEKMGY, via the coding sequence ATGTTAGAGATTATAGAATTATCAAAAATATTTTCAGATAAAAAATTATTTGAAAATGCGAATTTAAAATTTGTAGAAGGAAATACTTATGGAATCATTGGAGCAAATGGTGCAGGAAAGTCTACTTTTTTAAAAATATTGTCTGGTGCTGTTGAACCGAGTTCAGGGCAAATAATTAAAACTCCTGGGCAAAGAATTTCTGTTCTTTCTCAAGATCATAATCAATATGATGAATACAATGTTACTGATGTAGTTATAATGGGAAATGAAGAACTTTATAAGATTCAAGAAGAAAAAAATAGAATTTATGCTGATGAAAATGCTACTGAAGACGATTATACAAGAGCAAGCGAATTAGAAGAAAAATTCGGAATGCTAGGTGGTTGAAATGCAGAAAACGATGCGCAAACACTGTTGTCTGAACTAAATATTCCAAAAGAAGCTTGAAATTTGAAGCTAAAAGATTTAAAAGCTTCACAAAAAGTTAAAGTATTATTAGCGAAAGCTCTTTTTGGTGAACCTGATATTTTAATAATGGATGAACCAACCAACCATCTTGATATTAAATCAATTAAATGATTAGAAGAATTTTTAGTTAATTACAAAAATATAGTTATTGTTGTTTCTCACGATAGCGATTTTTTAGATCAAGTTTGTACACATACAGTTGACATTGATTTTGGAGAAGTTAAATTATTTACTGGAAACTATACATTTTGAAAAGAATCTTCTGCTTTAATTAAAGAAATGCAAAAGAATGCAAATGCTAAAAAAGAAGAACAAATAGCAAAATTACAAGCATTTATAGCAAAATTTTCCGCCAATGCTTCTAAATCATCACAAGCTACTTCTAGAAAGAAATCCTTAGAAAAAATTACATTAGATGAAATAAAACCATCTTCAAGAAAATATCCATTTATTCGTTTTAACGTTTATCCAAAACCAGGAAAACAAATTCTAACAGTAGAAAATCTTTCCTATAAAAATCCAGAAACAAATGAAGTTTTATTTGATAATATTTCTTTTACATTAACACCAAATGAAAAAATGGTAATTTTTGGTGAAGATGATTTAGTCAAAACAAAATTATTAGATATTTTAGCTCTAAAAGAAAAACCAACAACAGGAACAGTTACTTGAGGAAATACTATAGTTTCAGATTATTTTCCAAGTAATAATGCTTCATTTTTCAATAAAGATTTAAACTTATTAGAGTGATTGAGCCAATGACCTTTAAACAACACACTAGAAGAAAACAAAGACAATTCAGATCACAGAATGAGAAGTTTTTTAGGAAGAATGTTATTCAACGGTGATCAAGTATTTAAAAATGTAAAAGTTACCTCAGGTGGTGAAAAAGTAAGATTAATGTTTTCTAAAATGATGCTAACAGAATCTAACTTTTTAATTTTTGACCAACCTTTAGATCATTTAGATTCAGAATCCATCGACTCAGTTATTGAAGGATTACAAGCTTATAACTCTGGAATTATTTTTACAACCTACAACAGAGCAATGATTAAAAAAGTAGCAAATGTTATTTTAGATATTCGTTCAGATGCAAGCTACATTTTTAAAGGAACTTTAGAAGAATACGAAGAAAAAATGGGGTACTAA
- a CDS encoding DUF4573 domain-containing protein — protein MFYFDCPELVNPVEPVEPVEPVDPVDPVDPVEPVELVEPVEPVELVDPVEPVELVDPVEPVELVEPVEPVEPVDPVEPVELVDPVEPVELVEPVEPVEPVDPVEPVELVDPVEPVEPVELVDPVEPVELVDPVEPVEPVEPVEPVEPVDPVDPVDPVEPVELVEPVEPVELVDPVEPVELVEPVEPVEPVELVEPVEPVDPVEPVELVEPVEPVEPVDPVWPFVVLPGIVIFRTGASTLDFFCSCLTFSNSVFNSVFLVSSSVTLVCKVSAVVFRELISVVNSFFTVLVLVVISVCKAVILVVKSVIWSATDLPGCSLVSACVPHEINATTGNDKPANGNKNLEIFFVLNFILLIYTSFIFWFRFFRILYI, from the coding sequence TTGTTTTATTTTGATTGTCCTGAACTTGTTAATCCAGTAGAACCGGTTGAACCTGTTGAACCAGTAGACCCTGTTGATCCTGTTGATCCAGTAGAACCGGTTGAACTAGTTGAACCTGTAGAACCTGTTGAACTAGTTGATCCAGTAGAACCTGTTGAACTAGTTGATCCAGTAGAACCTGTTGAACTAGTTGAACCTGTAGAACCTGTAGAACCTGTTGATCCAGTAGAACCTGTTGAACTAGTTGATCCAGTAGAACCGGTTGAACTAGTTGAACCTGTAGAACCTGTTGAACCAGTAGACCCTGTAGAACCTGTTGAACTAGTTGATCCTGTAGAACCTGTTGAACCTGTTGAACTAGTTGATCCTGTAGAACCTGTTGAACTAGTTGACCCTGTAGAACCTGTTGAACCGGTTGAACCGGTTGAACCTGTTGAACCAGTAGACCCTGTTGATCCTGTTGATCCAGTAGAACCGGTTGAACTAGTTGAACCTGTAGAACCTGTTGAACTAGTTGATCCAGTAGAACCTGTTGAACTAGTTGAACCTGTAGAACCTGTAGAACCGGTTGAACTAGTTGAACCTGTAGAACCTGTTGATCCAGTAGAACCGGTTGAACTAGTTGAACCTGTAGAACCTGTTGAACCAGTAGATCCTGTTTGACCATTTGTTGTTCTTCCTGGCATTGTCATTTTTAGAACTGGAGCGTCAACTTTAGATTTTTTTTGTTCTTGTTTAACTTTTTCTAACTCTGTTTTTAACTCTGTATTTTTAGTTTCGAGCTCTGTCACTTTGGTTTGTAAAGTTTCTGCCGTTGTTTTTAGAGAATTAATTTCAGTAGTTAATTCATTTTTTACTGTATTAGTTTTAGTTGTAATCTCAGTTTGTAAAGCTGTAATTTTAGTAGTTAAATCAGTAATTTGGTCAGCTACTGATTTACCTGGTTGTTCTTTAGTTTCCGCTTGTGTACCGCATGAAATCAATGCTACAACTGGTAATGATAAACCAGCTAATGGCAATAAGAATTTAGAAATTTTTTTTGTTTTAAATTTCATCTTGTTAATTTATACCTCTTTTATTTTTTGATTTAGATTTTTTAGGATTTTATATATATAA
- a CDS encoding glucose-6-phosphate isomerase, which produces MKINFILEKQLDEEIRRIKNPKKIRNLTSLQHKIDRLHKQILNDANKVDDRLKWIFFPNNLDLNQIKDMKRIVKKLLAKKITTLVVIASPKIYLGIKAAVDFINTNELTSNKKFMEVIFIENSLSSVELTQKLNYVRSKNFAINIISTSDVDFEAQLVFRFFKDLLYRQFGDDISERVFITAPITQQGIWTQIANFNNFKIFVAPANVGEKFAIFSLLSFFPMLCAGIDLKKLIYGATQANRTFSQPDVRINQAYQYAAARYVLFKKRNIPMEFLISFDHSFASFNSWWKFLFSTSELVLENLDDTNQNYIEVIDEVEEIQKLEEPPQDDDQETEDNEEENNIDFDEMNFERKELKTTGIFPNSAVFSTDIHTLGQFIQSGSKIFFETLVFVKEPAYDILIAEENKSLFRKDLLDKYAQKTVHEINKASFFATIDSHSISGNIAQLVMKLEDHSAETFGWLVMFFQRAYIMYAYLLGVDVFDETGIEIINSNFWNILNKKLSNDSTAKN; this is translated from the coding sequence ATGAAGATTAATTTCATTCTCGAAAAACAATTAGACGAAGAAATTAGGAGAATTAAAAATCCAAAAAAAATTAGAAATTTAACATCACTACAACACAAAATTGACCGCTTGCACAAACAGATATTAAATGATGCTAATAAAGTTGATGACAGACTAAAGTGAATATTCTTTCCCAACAATCTAGATTTAAATCAAATTAAAGATATGAAACGGATTGTTAAGAAATTATTAGCAAAAAAGATTACTACTTTAGTTGTAATTGCTTCTCCAAAAATTTATTTAGGAATCAAGGCAGCTGTTGATTTTATCAACACAAATGAGCTTACAAGCAATAAAAAATTTATGGAAGTAATTTTTATTGAAAATTCTTTATCTTCTGTAGAGTTAACACAAAAATTAAATTATGTTAGAAGCAAAAATTTTGCAATTAATATAATTTCAACATCTGATGTAGACTTTGAAGCACAATTAGTTTTTAGATTTTTTAAAGATCTATTGTATAGACAATTTGGTGATGATATATCAGAAAGAGTTTTTATTACAGCTCCTATAACTCAACAAGGAATTTGAACACAAATTGCAAATTTTAATAACTTCAAAATTTTTGTTGCTCCAGCAAACGTAGGAGAAAAATTTGCTATTTTTTCTTTATTAAGTTTCTTCCCTATGCTATGCGCAGGTATTGATTTAAAAAAATTAATTTATGGTGCAACACAAGCAAATAGAACATTTTCTCAACCAGATGTAAGGATAAATCAAGCATATCAATATGCTGCAGCAAGATATGTACTTTTTAAAAAAAGAAATATTCCAATGGAGTTTCTAATATCATTTGATCATTCTTTTGCTTCATTTAACAGTTGATGAAAATTTTTATTTTCAACATCAGAGTTAGTATTAGAAAATTTAGATGATACAAACCAAAACTATATAGAAGTAATTGATGAAGTAGAAGAAATTCAAAAATTAGAAGAGCCACCTCAAGATGATGATCAAGAAACAGAAGACAATGAAGAAGAAAATAACATTGATTTTGATGAAATGAACTTCGAAAGAAAAGAACTAAAAACCACAGGAATTTTTCCAAATTCTGCAGTATTTAGTACTGACATTCACACTTTAGGTCAATTCATACAAAGTGGTTCAAAAATATTTTTTGAAACACTTGTTTTTGTAAAAGAACCTGCTTATGATATTTTAATTGCAGAAGAAAATAAAAGTCTTTTCAGAAAAGATTTACTTGATAAATATGCGCAAAAAACAGTGCATGAAATTAATAAAGCATCATTTTTTGCCACAATCGATTCACATTCAATCTCTGGTAATATTGCACAGTTAGTTATGAAATTAGAAGATCATAGTGCAGAGACGTTTGGGTGGTTAGTTATGTTTTTCCAAAGAGCTTACATTATGTATGCATATCTTTTAGGAGTCGATGTTTTTGATGAAACAGGAATAGAAATAATAAATTCAAATTTCTGAAATATATTGAACAAAAAATTAAGCAATGATTCAACAGCTAAAAATTAA
- a CDS encoding glucose-6-phosphate isomerase has product MSVNNTDTKENILLEIQDVNFDWKSEVKKLEYQRLIRQNNNKINSTSKGIPEKLDFDGQNFLGWANFSEYDWLVNGSSYSYQELIRMQKIKKRLLDKKVELLVVIGIGGSYLGAKAAIDFINGSLPNIDRSNAMEVMFVGTSLSSADLYQKLSYASTKRFAINVISKSGTTIEPAIAFREFRKLLENQENGYIRDLIFVTTDRKKGALLEIAKATVDPESIFRIPDDMGGRFSVLSAVGFFPMLCAGIDVKRVIKGASLAAQKYSQDLDIWHSNPAYVYALIRFLMYKKFSKKVEILIGYEPYLAFFNEWWKQLFGESEGKDEKGLLPASVIFSTDLHSLGQFIQQGSQIFFETTIFIEKPMYDLVVSRHRQNQDNLNTLADNSVSIHTLNQMVFQATLEAHSKTAKIPNIVLKLKDNSPETFGWLVMFFERACAMSAFLLEVNPFNQPGVEVYKHNLKKILSE; this is encoded by the coding sequence ATGTCAGTTAATAATACAGATACAAAAGAAAATATTTTATTAGAAATTCAAGATGTTAATTTTGATTGAAAAAGTGAAGTTAAAAAACTAGAATATCAAAGATTAATAAGACAAAATAATAATAAAATTAATTCAACCTCAAAAGGAATTCCAGAAAAACTAGACTTTGATGGGCAAAATTTTTTAGGTTGAGCTAATTTTTCAGAATATGATTGATTAGTAAATGGTTCATCTTATAGCTACCAAGAACTAATAAGAATGCAAAAAATTAAAAAAAGACTTTTAGATAAAAAAGTCGAATTATTAGTAGTTATTGGAATTGGTGGTTCATATTTAGGAGCAAAAGCTGCTATTGACTTTATAAATGGTAGTTTACCTAATATTGATCGAAGTAATGCAATGGAAGTAATGTTTGTTGGAACTTCATTGTCTTCTGCTGACTTGTATCAAAAATTAAGTTATGCAAGTACTAAAAGATTTGCTATTAACGTAATTTCCAAATCAGGAACCACAATTGAACCTGCAATAGCCTTTAGAGAGTTTAGAAAACTTTTAGAAAATCAAGAAAATGGTTATATAAGAGACTTGATTTTTGTAACAACTGATAGAAAAAAAGGTGCATTACTAGAAATAGCTAAAGCAACTGTAGATCCAGAAAGCATTTTTAGAATTCCAGATGATATGGGAGGAAGATTTAGTGTTTTATCAGCTGTTGGATTTTTTCCTATGTTATGTGCAGGAATTGATGTCAAAAGAGTGATTAAAGGAGCTTCATTAGCTGCTCAAAAATATTCTCAAGATTTAGATATTTGACATTCTAATCCGGCTTATGTTTATGCTTTAATAAGATTTTTAATGTATAAAAAATTTAGCAAAAAAGTTGAAATTTTAATAGGTTATGAACCATATTTAGCATTTTTTAATGAGTGGTGGAAACAACTTTTTGGTGAATCAGAAGGTAAAGATGAAAAAGGACTATTACCTGCTTCAGTAATTTTTAGTACAGATTTACATTCATTAGGTCAATTTATTCAACAAGGTTCACAAATTTTCTTTGAAACTACAATTTTTATTGAAAAACCAATGTATGACTTAGTGGTAAGTAGACACAGACAAAATCAAGATAATTTAAACACACTTGCTGACAATTCAGTTTCTATTCATACTTTGAATCAAATGGTATTTCAAGCAACCTTAGAAGCGCACTCTAAAACTGCTAAAATTCCTAATATAGTCTTGAAATTGAAGGATAATAGCCCAGAAACATTTGGATGATTAGTAATGTTTTTTGAAAGAGCTTGTGCTATGTCTGCCTTTTTATTAGAAGTAAATCCATTTAATCAACCAGGGGTTGAAGTTTATAAACATAATCTTAAAAAAATACTATCAGAGTAA
- a CDS encoding dUTP diphosphatase: MNFRDIFEQQKKLDLLFIESMKERKQEVNPKKISEQKVMALIVEIAEFANEIESFKYWKVNKKNNVEKVKEEYVDAIHFLSSLAIEHNLSFILEAKIVENKDLDSQFLKTFYLATKFGYSTKTEDLKELFEYFLGFISLLEFTFDEIKTAYLNKARINIERIKSNY; encoded by the coding sequence ATGAATTTTAGAGATATTTTTGAGCAACAAAAAAAACTAGATCTTTTATTTATTGAATCAATGAAAGAAAGAAAACAAGAAGTAAATCCTAAGAAAATTTCTGAGCAAAAAGTTATGGCATTGATAGTTGAAATTGCTGAATTTGCTAATGAAATAGAATCTTTTAAATATTGAAAAGTAAACAAAAAAAATAATGTTGAAAAAGTAAAAGAAGAATATGTTGATGCAATACATTTTCTTTCTTCTTTAGCTATTGAACATAACTTGAGCTTCATTTTAGAAGCTAAAATTGTAGAAAACAAAGATTTAGATAGTCAGTTTTTAAAAACTTTTTATTTAGCTACAAAATTTGGTTATTCAACAAAAACCGAAGACTTGAAAGAACTGTTTGAATACTTTTTAGGCTTTATTTCTCTTCTTGAATTTACTTTTGATGAAATAAAAACTGCCTATTTGAACAAAGCAAGAATTAATATTGAGAGAATAAAATCGAATTATTAA
- a CDS encoding Dps family protein, with protein MKKLLERLNTLLSTLIVFQSNVKNFHWHIKGNDFFIFHKYTDKLSAQTLGFVDEVAEKLIMLDQVVETKFEKILKSSLVQQFEGEIISSKPATERIINQIEVILASCKAIQSTEDESMFLVAPLIDEIVLFFHKFLWQFKSSIQ; from the coding sequence ATGAAAAAATTATTAGAAAGATTAAATACATTATTATCTACTTTAATAGTGTTTCAATCAAATGTAAAAAATTTTCACTGACATATTAAAGGAAATGACTTTTTTATTTTCCATAAATATACAGACAAACTTTCAGCGCAAACACTTGGTTTTGTAGATGAAGTAGCAGAAAAATTAATAATGCTTGATCAAGTTGTAGAAACTAAATTTGAAAAAATTTTAAAATCAAGTTTAGTACAACAATTTGAAGGAGAAATTATTTCATCCAAACCAGCTACAGAAAGAATTATTAATCAAATTGAAGTAATTTTAGCAAGTTGCAAAGCTATTCAATCAACAGAAGATGAATCTATGTTTTTAGTTGCACCATTAATAGATGAAATAGTTTTATTTTTCCATAAATTTTTATGACAATTTAAATCTTCTATACAGTAA
- a CDS encoding LemA family protein, protein MLLDTRQERPENKEGFNPNVQNEAINAVASQSQKTSFWIFVVLTSLTVIGFFIFLYLWFVSWPNKFNSQQLKINNSASSIEVNLAKRRDTLIKLFEQTKAYLKFENDTYTKVAELRSGKTARNNINESNKEQILMNSIARDINIAYEQYPNLKADSIIVDLMSTSQYIENEIAAARRLYNIDVTQFNQSIMLYPAVIKAEKMKLYTLPLFIASEEQKKDVDMSGLSDFNK, encoded by the coding sequence ATGTTATTAGATACAAGACAAGAAAGACCAGAAAATAAAGAAGGATTTAATCCAAACGTTCAAAATGAAGCAATAAATGCTGTCGCATCACAATCACAAAAAACTTCATTTTGAATTTTTGTTGTTTTAACTTCTCTAACAGTTATAGGATTTTTTATATTTTTATATCTTTGATTTGTTAGTTGACCAAATAAATTTAATTCACAACAATTAAAAATCAATAACTCTGCTAGTTCAATTGAAGTTAATTTAGCAAAAAGAAGAGACACTTTGATTAAATTATTTGAACAAACAAAAGCATATTTAAAATTTGAAAATGATACTTACACAAAAGTTGCAGAACTAAGATCAGGAAAAACTGCAAGAAACAATATTAACGAGTCTAACAAAGAACAAATTTTAATGAATTCAATTGCAAGAGACATTAACATCGCTTATGAACAATATCCAAACTTAAAAGCTGATTCAATCATAGTTGATTTAATGAGTACTAGTCAATACATTGAAAACGAAATTGCAGCAGCTAGAAGACTTTATAATATAGATGTTACTCAATTTAATCAAAGTATTATGCTTTATCCTGCAGTTATTAAAGCAGAAAAAATGAAATTATATACACTACCTTTATTTATCGCTTCTGAAGAACAGAAAAAAGATGTTGATATGTCAGGTTTAAGTGATTTTAATAAATAA
- a CDS encoding APC family permease: MTVKNARKLGFFAALAMLVGSVVGVGIFFKNGSIQRVTESQGITWLLSWVIGGIISLIVAINFSEISFLKPSKLNGLSNWLYRSGGKKIGYFTSFSYAFFYYPILAMTLGVILSEVLVFFIGVAAGKDISLPYYAHFLIGSSFILCYLILNHFSIKISGWLALVTTVLKFVPLIFALILGLALANTHIVEPNSNKLTNAFNNTTFDISKLILALPAVLFAYDSFLSIGLFQKKVVNPRKTVPRTLVISMIIIVTVYSLIALSSVFHNSGSISGIISDVFEKEVADPVNIVVTFFLLISVVGVTNAVSSATLIQMQDQTRIKTVFGVRFLAKKLGETKASWILLALNFLFWILVIQVPSLAAPFLTTARTETGVPIPGKFTTGTGTDVLLDYMSNAPTVFFFVLYGLSLATYSLRRNKIANPKNRHNTIIFHTITIIGISVIAIMEIAYIYSLIAAFVNKPWASSGAGIFADNGLILPWTYAFVVFIVQFFMFVGLPVVNYLLIKGIEKRDIIKQFSHLVELTPEELEQEGFEF, encoded by the coding sequence ATGACAGTAAAAAACGCTAGAAAATTAGGTTTTTTTGCAGCATTAGCGATGCTGGTTGGTTCAGTTGTTGGAGTAGGAATTTTCTTTAAAAATGGTTCCATCCAAAGAGTAACTGAATCACAAGGTATCACTTGATTACTATCTTGAGTTATTGGTGGTATTATTTCGCTTATTGTAGCAATAAACTTTTCAGAAATTAGTTTTCTGAAACCTTCAAAATTAAATGGTTTATCCAATTGACTATATAGATCTGGAGGCAAGAAGATAGGATACTTTACAAGTTTTTCCTATGCATTTTTCTATTATCCAATCTTAGCAATGACATTAGGTGTCATATTATCAGAAGTTTTAGTATTTTTCATCGGAGTAGCTGCTGGAAAAGACATTTCTTTACCATATTATGCACACTTTTTAATTGGATCTTCATTTATTTTATGTTATTTAATATTAAATCATTTTTCAATAAAAATATCAGGGTGACTAGCATTAGTTACAACAGTATTAAAATTTGTACCGTTAATATTTGCATTAATCCTTGGTTTAGCATTGGCAAACACTCATATAGTAGAACCAAATTCTAATAAACTAACAAATGCTTTTAATAACACAACTTTTGATATAAGTAAATTAATTTTAGCTCTTCCTGCTGTATTATTTGCTTATGATTCATTTTTATCTATAGGTTTATTCCAGAAAAAAGTAGTAAATCCTAGAAAAACAGTACCAAGAACACTTGTTATTTCTATGATTATTATTGTTACTGTATATTCACTTATAGCTCTTTCTTCAGTATTTCATAACTCAGGAAGTATTTCAGGAATTATTTCTGATGTATTTGAAAAAGAAGTAGCGGATCCAGTAAATATTGTGGTTACTTTCTTCTTGCTTATTTCTGTAGTTGGAGTTACAAATGCAGTTTCATCTGCTACTTTAATACAAATGCAAGATCAAACCAGAATTAAAACAGTATTTGGTGTTAGATTTTTAGCAAAAAAACTTGGAGAAACAAAAGCATCTTGAATTTTATTAGCTTTAAACTTTTTATTTTGAATTTTAGTAATTCAAGTACCAAGTTTAGCGGCTCCATTTCTAACTACTGCTAGAACTGAAACAGGTGTGCCTATTCCAGGTAAGTTTACTACTGGAACAGGGACAGATGTATTATTAGATTATATGTCTAATGCTCCAACAGTTTTCTTCTTTGTTTTATATGGTTTATCATTAGCAACATACTCTTTAAGAAGAAACAAAATAGCTAATCCTAAGAATAGACATAACACAATAATTTTCCATACAATTACTATTATTGGTATTTCAGTAATAGCTATTATGGAAATTGCATATATCTATTCTTTAATTGCAGCTTTTGTAAATAAACCATGAGCAAGTTCAGGTGCAGGTATATTTGCGGATAATGGATTAATACTTCCTTGAACCTATGCTTTTGTAGTATTTATTGTTCAATTCTTTATGTTTGTTGGTTTACCAGTAGTTAATTACTTATTGATAAAAGGTATTGAAAAAAGAGATATTATTAAACAATTTTCTCATTTAGTAGAATTAACTCCAGAAGAACTTGAACAAGAAGGATTTGAATTTTAA
- the mnmE gene encoding tRNA uridine-5-carboxymethylaminomethyl(34) synthesis GTPase MnmE, with translation MLNDTIVAIASGLVNQAISIIRISGPEAFSTVAKIFKGKVGSTAKEITYGWIHNNEELIDEVLVLWFKGSNNFVGEDTVEINAHGGVLNTNLILELLLSQPNVRLAEKGEFSRRSFLNGKMDLIKAQAINDLIMARTKKQAQFSIQQFSGKTSAFINELINDLLHIIATIEVNIDYPEYDDVEILTNEVLLPKLELLVSKFEKTIEQSQRARVIFDGINVALVGTPNVGKSSLLNALIEQDKSIVSDIAGTTRDVVEASFVLSDIIFKLVDTAGIREAKNKIEQIGIKKSLEQIKLASIVLHVLDATKDENEFDKLIEEHSKDKDYIKVYNKKDLLSSVKTNTNKIFVSAKNNDVSQLEDYIKKHYVDNIQENEDIITNTRSLSLINLAYNNLKEAINSLRNGFSPDIVIVDLTQSWKDLKSILGDSDNESLLDSIFSNFCLGK, from the coding sequence ATGCTAAATGATACAATAGTTGCTATTGCATCAGGATTAGTCAATCAAGCTATTTCCATCATCAGAATTTCAGGACCAGAAGCTTTTTCTACAGTTGCAAAGATCTTTAAAGGAAAAGTCGGAAGTACAGCTAAAGAAATTACTTATGGTTGAATTCATAACAACGAAGAACTCATTGACGAGGTTTTAGTTTTATGATTTAAAGGTTCTAACAATTTTGTAGGTGAAGACACAGTTGAAATAAATGCTCATGGAGGAGTATTAAATACAAATTTAATACTCGAACTTCTTTTATCTCAACCAAACGTTCGCTTAGCAGAAAAAGGGGAGTTTTCTAGACGTTCTTTTTTAAATGGAAAAATGGATTTAATTAAAGCACAAGCTATTAATGATTTAATAATGGCTCGTACAAAAAAGCAAGCACAATTTTCGATTCAACAATTTTCAGGAAAAACAAGTGCTTTTATAAACGAACTTATCAACGATTTGTTGCATATAATAGCAACAATTGAAGTAAATATAGACTATCCAGAATACGATGATGTAGAAATACTCACAAACGAAGTTTTATTACCCAAACTTGAATTATTAGTTTCTAAATTTGAAAAAACTATTGAGCAATCACAAAGAGCAAGAGTTATTTTTGATGGTATCAACGTAGCACTAGTAGGAACTCCCAACGTTGGAAAATCTTCTCTATTAAATGCTCTAATTGAACAAGATAAATCTATTGTAAGTGATATTGCAGGAACTACAAGAGATGTTGTTGAAGCTTCATTTGTATTATCAGATATTATTTTTAAGTTAGTAGATACTGCAGGTATCAGGGAAGCAAAAAACAAAATTGAACAAATAGGAATAAAAAAGTCTTTGGAACAAATCAAACTAGCTTCAATAGTTTTACATGTTTTAGATGCAACTAAAGACGAAAATGAATTTGACAAACTCATTGAAGAACATAGCAAAGATAAAGATTATATAAAGGTTTATAACAAAAAAGACTTACTATCATCTGTCAAAACAAACACTAATAAAATATTTGTTTCAGCTAAAAACAATGATGTTAGTCAACTAGAAGACTATATTAAAAAACACTATGTTGATAATATACAAGAAAATGAAGATATTATTACAAACACTAGATCATTATCATTGATAAATTTAGCTTATAATAACTTAAAAGAAGCAATAAACTCACTTAGAAACGGATTTAGTCCAGACATAGTAATTGTTGATTTAACTCAATCTTGAAAGGACTTAAAATCTATACTAGGTGATTCAGACAATGAATCATTATTAGATTCAATATTTTCAAATTTTTGTTTAGGAAAATAG